Proteins encoded by one window of Panicum virgatum strain AP13 chromosome 7N, P.virgatum_v5, whole genome shotgun sequence:
- the LOC120682120 gene encoding glucan endo-1,3-beta-glucosidase 14-like isoform X2, translating to MAMAERFEARWLPFRFVLAVVLLVLTTDRASVLLRAEATPIGINYGQIADNLPSPARVSWLLRSMQVSKVKLYDADPYVLSAFLDTGVEFVVGIGNENVSAMVDPAAARAWIQRHVQPYLPATRITCITVGNEVFKGNDTELKANLLPAMQSVYQALAALGLQGTVNVTTAHSLDIMGSSFPPSAGAFRADVAPYLQPILSFLSMARSPFLINCYPYFAYKADPGNVPLEYVLFQPNAGVTDTNTRLNYNNMLYAQVDSVYAAIQALGHADIDVKVSETGWPSRGDPDEAGATPEYAGTYIGNLLRRIEMKQGTPLRPSVPIDVYVFALFNENLKPGPASERNYGLFYPDGTPVYNVGLRGYLPPMDYSQGTRKAVHLLALILIAVAAIALSLS from the exons atggccatggcggagcggttCGAAGCACGGTGGCTGCCGTTCCGCTTCGTCCTCGCCGTGGTGCTCCTCGTCCTGACGACAG ATCGAGCATCAGTGCTGCTGAGGGCTGAAGCGACTCCGATCGGCATCAACTACGGGCAGATCGCCGACAACCTCCCCTCCCCGGCCCGGGTGTCGTGGCTGCTCCGGTCGATGCAGGTCAGCAAGGTGAAGCTCTACGACGCGGACCCCTACGTGCTGAGCGCCTTCCTCGACACCGGCGTGGAGTTCGTGGTGGGCATCGGCAACGAGAACGTGTCGGCGATGGtggacccggcggcggcgcgggcgtggaTCCAGCGCCACGTGCAGCCGTACCTCCCCGCCACGCGCATCACCTGCATCACCGTCGGCAACGAGGTGTTCAAGGGCAACGACACCGAGCTCAAGGCCAACCTGCTCCCCGCCATGCAGTCCGTGTACCAGGCGCTCGCCGCGCTGGGCCTGCAGGGCACGGTGAACGTCACCACGGCGCACTCCCTCGACATCATGGGCAGCTCCTTCCCGCCCTccgccggcgcgttccgcgCCGACGTCGCGCCGTACCTGCAGCCGATCCTGAGCTTCCTGTCCATGGCGAGGTCGCCGTTCCTCATCAACTGCTACCCCTACTTCGCCTACAAGGCCGACCCCGGCAACGTGCCGCTGGAGTACGTGCTCTTCCAGCCCAACGCCGGGGTCACCGACACCAACACCAGGCTCAACTACAACAACATGCTCTACGCCCAGGTGGACTCGGTGTACGCCGCGATCCAGGCGCTGGGGCACGCCGACATCGACGTCAAGGTCTCCGAGACCGGGTGGCCGTCCAGGGGCGACCCCGACGAGGCCGGCGCCACGCCGGAGTACGCCGGGACGTACATCGGCAACCTCCTGCGGAGGATCGAGATGAAGCAGGGCACGCCGCTGCGGCCGTCGGTGCCCATCGACGTCTACGTCTTCGCGCTGTTCAACGAGAACCTCAAGCCCGGGCCGGCATCCGAGCGGAACTACGGGCTCTTCTACCCCGACGGCACGCCGGTGTACAACGTCGGCCTGCGGGGGTACCTTCCACCCATGGATTACTCGCAGGGCACGAGAAAG GCGGTTCATTTGCTTGCCCTCATCCTCATAGCCGTTGCTGCGATCGCTCTCAGCTTATCCTGA
- the LOC120682120 gene encoding glucan endo-1,3-beta-glucosidase 14-like isoform X3 has product MAMAERFEARWLPFRFVLAVVLLVLTTVADRASVLLRAEATPIGINYGQIADNLPSPARVSWLLRSMQVSKVKLYDADPYVLSAFLDTGVEFVVGIGNENVSAMVDPAAARAWIQRHVQPYLPATRITCITVGNEVFKGNDTELKANLLPAMQSVYQALAALGLQGTVNVTTAHSLDIMGSSFPPSAGAFRADVAPYLQPILSFLSMARSPFLINCYPYFAYKADPGNVPLEYVLFQPNAGVTDTNTRLNYNNMLYAQVDSVYAAIQALGHADIDVKVSETGWPSRGDPDEAGATPEYAGTYIGNLLRRIEMKQGTPLRPSVPIDVYVFALFNENLKPGPASERNYGLFYPDGTPVYNVGLRGYLPPMDYSQGTRKMR; this is encoded by the exons atggccatggcggagcggttCGAAGCACGGTGGCTGCCGTTCCGCTTCGTCCTCGCCGTGGTGCTCCTCGTCCTGACGACAG TTGCAGATCGAGCATCAGTGCTGCTGAGGGCTGAAGCGACTCCGATCGGCATCAACTACGGGCAGATCGCCGACAACCTCCCCTCCCCGGCCCGGGTGTCGTGGCTGCTCCGGTCGATGCAGGTCAGCAAGGTGAAGCTCTACGACGCGGACCCCTACGTGCTGAGCGCCTTCCTCGACACCGGCGTGGAGTTCGTGGTGGGCATCGGCAACGAGAACGTGTCGGCGATGGtggacccggcggcggcgcgggcgtggaTCCAGCGCCACGTGCAGCCGTACCTCCCCGCCACGCGCATCACCTGCATCACCGTCGGCAACGAGGTGTTCAAGGGCAACGACACCGAGCTCAAGGCCAACCTGCTCCCCGCCATGCAGTCCGTGTACCAGGCGCTCGCCGCGCTGGGCCTGCAGGGCACGGTGAACGTCACCACGGCGCACTCCCTCGACATCATGGGCAGCTCCTTCCCGCCCTccgccggcgcgttccgcgCCGACGTCGCGCCGTACCTGCAGCCGATCCTGAGCTTCCTGTCCATGGCGAGGTCGCCGTTCCTCATCAACTGCTACCCCTACTTCGCCTACAAGGCCGACCCCGGCAACGTGCCGCTGGAGTACGTGCTCTTCCAGCCCAACGCCGGGGTCACCGACACCAACACCAGGCTCAACTACAACAACATGCTCTACGCCCAGGTGGACTCGGTGTACGCCGCGATCCAGGCGCTGGGGCACGCCGACATCGACGTCAAGGTCTCCGAGACCGGGTGGCCGTCCAGGGGCGACCCCGACGAGGCCGGCGCCACGCCGGAGTACGCCGGGACGTACATCGGCAACCTCCTGCGGAGGATCGAGATGAAGCAGGGCACGCCGCTGCGGCCGTCGGTGCCCATCGACGTCTACGTCTTCGCGCTGTTCAACGAGAACCTCAAGCCCGGGCCGGCATCCGAGCGGAACTACGGGCTCTTCTACCCCGACGGCACGCCGGTGTACAACGTCGGCCTGCGGGGGTACCTTCCACCCATGGATTACTCGCAGGGCACGAGAAAG ATGAGATGA
- the LOC120682120 gene encoding glucan endo-1,3-beta-glucosidase 14-like isoform X1 codes for MAMAERFEARWLPFRFVLAVVLLVLTTVADRASVLLRAEATPIGINYGQIADNLPSPARVSWLLRSMQVSKVKLYDADPYVLSAFLDTGVEFVVGIGNENVSAMVDPAAARAWIQRHVQPYLPATRITCITVGNEVFKGNDTELKANLLPAMQSVYQALAALGLQGTVNVTTAHSLDIMGSSFPPSAGAFRADVAPYLQPILSFLSMARSPFLINCYPYFAYKADPGNVPLEYVLFQPNAGVTDTNTRLNYNNMLYAQVDSVYAAIQALGHADIDVKVSETGWPSRGDPDEAGATPEYAGTYIGNLLRRIEMKQGTPLRPSVPIDVYVFALFNENLKPGPASERNYGLFYPDGTPVYNVGLRGYLPPMDYSQGTRKAVHLLALILIAVAAIALSLS; via the exons atggccatggcggagcggttCGAAGCACGGTGGCTGCCGTTCCGCTTCGTCCTCGCCGTGGTGCTCCTCGTCCTGACGACAG TTGCAGATCGAGCATCAGTGCTGCTGAGGGCTGAAGCGACTCCGATCGGCATCAACTACGGGCAGATCGCCGACAACCTCCCCTCCCCGGCCCGGGTGTCGTGGCTGCTCCGGTCGATGCAGGTCAGCAAGGTGAAGCTCTACGACGCGGACCCCTACGTGCTGAGCGCCTTCCTCGACACCGGCGTGGAGTTCGTGGTGGGCATCGGCAACGAGAACGTGTCGGCGATGGtggacccggcggcggcgcgggcgtggaTCCAGCGCCACGTGCAGCCGTACCTCCCCGCCACGCGCATCACCTGCATCACCGTCGGCAACGAGGTGTTCAAGGGCAACGACACCGAGCTCAAGGCCAACCTGCTCCCCGCCATGCAGTCCGTGTACCAGGCGCTCGCCGCGCTGGGCCTGCAGGGCACGGTGAACGTCACCACGGCGCACTCCCTCGACATCATGGGCAGCTCCTTCCCGCCCTccgccggcgcgttccgcgCCGACGTCGCGCCGTACCTGCAGCCGATCCTGAGCTTCCTGTCCATGGCGAGGTCGCCGTTCCTCATCAACTGCTACCCCTACTTCGCCTACAAGGCCGACCCCGGCAACGTGCCGCTGGAGTACGTGCTCTTCCAGCCCAACGCCGGGGTCACCGACACCAACACCAGGCTCAACTACAACAACATGCTCTACGCCCAGGTGGACTCGGTGTACGCCGCGATCCAGGCGCTGGGGCACGCCGACATCGACGTCAAGGTCTCCGAGACCGGGTGGCCGTCCAGGGGCGACCCCGACGAGGCCGGCGCCACGCCGGAGTACGCCGGGACGTACATCGGCAACCTCCTGCGGAGGATCGAGATGAAGCAGGGCACGCCGCTGCGGCCGTCGGTGCCCATCGACGTCTACGTCTTCGCGCTGTTCAACGAGAACCTCAAGCCCGGGCCGGCATCCGAGCGGAACTACGGGCTCTTCTACCCCGACGGCACGCCGGTGTACAACGTCGGCCTGCGGGGGTACCTTCCACCCATGGATTACTCGCAGGGCACGAGAAAG GCGGTTCATTTGCTTGCCCTCATCCTCATAGCCGTTGCTGCGATCGCTCTCAGCTTATCCTGA